Proteins co-encoded in one Cytophaga hutchinsonii ATCC 33406 genomic window:
- a CDS encoding TonB-dependent receptor — translation MQFVKTYVLAVLFLLHIGTIAQTTTGKATISGHVKDSSGVEMPGVIVMLEGTSFGSATSETGHYSIHHIPTGSYVLVTSTIGYQTQKRSVHLDEHQHLTINIEMKADSAQEEIHIEGKTEAEEIKRSAYTVDVIDATKYANTSSDLNQVLNHTSGVRIRESGGVGSTFNFSLNGFTGKQVKFFIDGVPMDNFGSSFQLNNIPINLAERIEVYKGVVPIWLGADAMGGAINVVTSTKQRTYADVSYSYGSFNTHRTSLNAGYIAKSGFTVQFNAFQNYSDNNYWVNVRNASIPGGNYSDVRVRRFNDNYHNETGIFNIGVVGKKFADRLLFGITLGQNKADIQTGAQADAVYGDLWRRGNIIMPSIKYQKKNLFIKGLDLNVTGNYNFGKEQNIDTVNRRYNWKQEFTANSAAGAPGGERGRTLYKYSNNTSIVTTNIIYQLNVKHSIMLNNVFSSFNRKGSNALDENNEANKQPKITQKSIIALGYKYDYNTRWSTSVFLKEYIQVTTISRAQEASGGWGTTEYVRYKNVFKATGYGFATTYFIYKTLQAKLSYEKGLRLPDNEELFGDLIQLEGNANLKPEISNNINVGLSYNKVIQKNHFLLMEGYFIYRNLKDFIRPELNINQTYQVMKNQGSVKNTGINGEVRYSYKRKYNIGANLSYQNLINHVQYEENGTSSNKESIVYLDRIPNMPFLYGNADASVVFKKVGGQKNSLSIGYNLTYVHFYYLKWPSQGSKDNKFDIPMQLSHDINMVYTMRDGRYNIALECRNIGDANLYDNFRLPKPGRAFYIKVRYFISK, via the coding sequence ATGCAATTTGTCAAGACATATGTGCTGGCCGTTTTGTTTCTGTTGCATATAGGAACAATTGCCCAGACAACAACCGGTAAAGCTACCATTTCCGGACATGTAAAAGATTCATCGGGTGTTGAAATGCCTGGAGTTATTGTAATGCTGGAAGGTACGTCATTCGGATCTGCCACTTCAGAAACGGGGCATTATTCTATACATCATATTCCTACAGGCAGTTATGTTTTAGTAACATCAACGATCGGATATCAGACACAAAAGCGTTCGGTTCATCTGGATGAACATCAGCATCTGACAATAAATATAGAGATGAAAGCTGATTCTGCACAGGAAGAAATTCATATTGAAGGAAAAACCGAAGCAGAAGAAATTAAACGTTCTGCTTATACAGTAGATGTTATTGATGCAACAAAATATGCCAATACATCTTCCGATCTGAATCAGGTATTGAATCACACATCCGGTGTGCGTATCCGGGAAAGCGGCGGAGTTGGTTCAACATTTAATTTTTCACTGAATGGGTTTACCGGCAAGCAGGTTAAATTTTTTATTGATGGTGTACCCATGGATAATTTCGGATCATCCTTTCAGTTAAATAATATCCCGATCAATTTAGCAGAGCGTATTGAAGTGTATAAAGGAGTAGTGCCGATCTGGCTGGGGGCCGATGCCATGGGCGGGGCCATCAATGTAGTGACAAGCACCAAACAGCGCACCTATGCAGATGTTTCGTATTCCTACGGTTCATTCAATACACACCGTACCAGCCTCAATGCCGGTTACATTGCGAAGTCCGGCTTCACCGTTCAATTCAATGCATTTCAGAATTACTCCGATAATAATTACTGGGTAAATGTACGGAATGCCTCTATACCGGGAGGTAATTATTCCGATGTGCGGGTGAGAAGATTTAATGACAACTACCACAATGAAACAGGAATTTTCAATATTGGTGTAGTAGGTAAAAAATTTGCAGATCGTCTATTATTCGGCATTACCCTTGGCCAGAATAAGGCAGACATTCAGACAGGTGCTCAGGCAGATGCTGTATATGGTGATTTATGGAGACGAGGAAATATAATTATGCCGAGCATAAAATATCAAAAGAAAAATTTATTCATCAAAGGATTGGATCTGAATGTAACCGGTAATTATAATTTCGGAAAGGAACAGAATATTGATACCGTAAATCGGCGCTATAACTGGAAGCAGGAATTTACAGCTAATAGTGCAGCAGGAGCTCCCGGTGGTGAGAGAGGCCGTACACTTTATAAATACAGCAACAATACAAGTATTGTTACAACCAATATAATTTATCAATTGAATGTAAAACATTCAATCATGCTGAATAATGTTTTCAGTTCCTTTAACCGCAAAGGCTCTAATGCCCTGGATGAAAATAATGAAGCAAATAAGCAGCCTAAAATTACACAGAAAAGTATTATTGCCTTAGGTTACAAATACGATTACAATACCCGCTGGAGCACATCGGTATTTCTAAAAGAATATATTCAGGTAACAACTATTTCAAGAGCACAAGAGGCTTCCGGTGGCTGGGGAACAACAGAATATGTGCGATATAAAAATGTTTTCAAAGCCACCGGTTATGGTTTTGCCACAACGTATTTTATATATAAAACATTGCAGGCAAAACTTTCTTACGAAAAAGGTCTTCGCTTGCCCGATAACGAAGAATTATTCGGTGACCTGATTCAGCTGGAAGGTAATGCGAATCTAAAGCCGGAAATAAGCAATAACATCAATGTTGGTTTAAGCTATAATAAAGTGATTCAGAAAAACCATTTCCTATTGATGGAAGGCTACTTTATTTACCGTAATCTAAAAGATTTTATCCGTCCTGAATTGAATATAAATCAAACCTATCAGGTTATGAAAAACCAAGGAAGTGTTAAGAATACGGGTATAAATGGAGAGGTACGGTATTCGTATAAACGCAAATATAATATAGGCGCAAACTTAAGCTATCAGAATTTAATCAATCATGTTCAATATGAAGAAAATGGCACTTCATCAAATAAGGAAAGTATTGTTTATCTCGATCGAATTCCAAACATGCCTTTTTTATATGGGAATGCAGATGCCAGTGTAGTTTTTAAAAAAGTTGGCGGACAAAAAAATTCGTTGAGCATCGGATACAATCTCACATACGTACATTTCTATTATTTGAAATGGCCCAGTCAGGGGAGCAAAGACAATAAGTTTGATATCCCAATGCAGCTATCCCATGACATTAACATGGTATACACCATGCGCGACGGGCGGTATAACATCGCACTAGAGTGCCGCAACATAGGGGATGCCAATTTATATGACAACTTCCGTTTACCTAAACCCGGAAGAGCATTTTATATCAAAGTCAGGTATTTTATCAGTAAGTAA